From the Leptospira inadai serovar Lyme str. 10 genome, the window CGGTGCAGAGGGATTTGTAGGGACATATCTGGTCCGCGAACTCCTAAAACGGCCCGGGTATACTGTCCTTGGTTTGGGGGTTCGGGATCAAAGCCGGAATCTACCATTCCCTTTCCGTATCTGCGACTTACGGGACTACGAAACTCTCTCAAATTTGTTACGAGATTTTGTTCCCGATCTAGTATTTCACCTAGCGGGCCAGGCGTTCGTTCCTAGGGCCATCGAAAACCCGTCCGAAACTCTGGAAATCAATGTAGGCGGAACCCTGAACCTACTAGAATTACTTCGACGTTTCAATCGAAAGGTAAGGTTTTTGTACGTTTCTTCCGCCGATGTCTATGGGAATCTTACTTCGGAAAGTCTTCCAGTCCGAGAAAAAACGACTCCCAAACCTCTAAACCCGTATTCGTCCTCAAAAGTTGCCGCCGAAACATATTGTCTTCAATACGCTAGATGCAATCAGAATCTGGAAACGATCGTTTCCAGACCCTTTAATCATATAGGCATAGGGCAAAATTCCAAATTCGTAGTTCCGAATTTTTGTAGGCAGATTCTCGAAGTCGCAAGTACGGAAAATACCGGATTACCTAAAGAAATTTTAGTCGGGGATTTAAATCCTACTAGAGATTTCTTACATGTTCAAGACGTGATAGAAGCGTATATCCTACTTGCCGAGCGAGGCATGACTGGAGAAATTTATAATATATGTTCCGGAACGGAAACCAAGATTTCCGAGATATTAAATTGGATGATAGAATTTAGCGAGGTTTCCATTATTCCGACGATTGATCCTTCGAGAATACGTTCGGCCGAAATGCTTCGCTCAGTCGGAGATAATTCCAAATTAAAATCGCTAGGGTGGAAGCCGAAAATTTCCGTTAAGGATGCCGTTCGCGAAATTTTCGATTATATTCGATTATCCGAATATAGTTAATTATTAAAGAACGGATCCTTTCCAGGTTTTTGTTCCGCTCCCTTCGATAGGAAACGGATTTCCCAAATATTTGGGTGCCGTGTTGGTTAGGTTCATATCGATCCACGCAAGAGTTCTCGCAAAGAATTCTCTAAAACGGCTAAAGGGACCGCTGACATAGGGCCGTCGGTCCGATTCGTAGGATTGGAATTCCAAACCGATTTTTTTTGCGATGAATGCGGCCCGAGGCTGGTGGAATTTCTGACTTACAAAAATTGCGTCTTTGACTTGGAAAATCTCCTTGGCTCGAACTAAGGTGTCAAGCGTTCGGAATCCTGCGTGATCTACGAAAACATCCCGCTGGTTTACGTTTCTTTCTAACACGTAGGTCAACATGGGTTTCACTTCGTTGTAATAACGGCTTCCGTTATCTCCCGATAATAGAATTTTTCGGACCTTA encodes:
- a CDS encoding GDP-mannose 4,6-dehydratase → MKCLVTGAEGFVGTYLVRELLKRPGYTVLGLGVRDQSRNLPFPFRICDLRDYETLSNLLRDFVPDLVFHLAGQAFVPRAIENPSETLEINVGGTLNLLELLRRFNRKVRFLYVSSADVYGNLTSESLPVREKTTPKPLNPYSSSKVAAETYCLQYARCNQNLETIVSRPFNHIGIGQNSKFVVPNFCRQILEVASTENTGLPKEILVGDLNPTRDFLHVQDVIEAYILLAERGMTGEIYNICSGTETKISEILNWMIEFSEVSIIPTIDPSRIRSAEMLRSVGDNSKLKSLGWKPKISVKDAVREIFDYIRLSEYS
- a CDS encoding SanA/YdcF family protein, which translates into the protein MSSFPSTFESHPGKKVFWNGQKRLALVFLLALCFGIPASIDLSIERDYELRTLHAGNYRSLKPATVAIVPGASVYKNAPSPVLKDRLDCALELYRQGKVRKILLSGDNGSRYYNEVKPMLTYVLERNVNQRDVFVDHAGFRTLDTLVRAKEIFQVKDAIFVSQKFHQPRAAFIAKKIGLEFQSYESDRRPYVSGPFSRFREFFARTLAWIDMNLTNTAPKYLGNPFPIEGSGTKTWKGSVL